In Agarivorans gilvus, one genomic interval encodes:
- a CDS encoding ABC transporter permease: MKNYPKYYSFWHILAHYGLRFSSLLVLAFLMLPILVIIPLSFNVEPFFTFTDGMLALDPEAYSLKWYAEIWHDDKWLLAIKNSFLIGICATLIATVLGTLAAIGLSNPAMPWQKLWMAILLSPMIVPLIITAAGMYFFYSQLNLAGSYLGVILAHAALGTPFVLITVNAALSGFDYSLVNASLGLGARPTFTFFKVIMPLIRPGVISGALFAFITSFDEVVVVLFLAGPEQRTIPRQMFSGLREQINPTILAVATLLILISALLLFTIEYLRARAERIQSGELDD; the protein is encoded by the coding sequence ATGAAAAACTACCCTAAATACTATAGTTTCTGGCACATTCTCGCTCACTACGGCCTGCGCTTTAGCTCGCTGCTAGTATTGGCGTTTTTAATGCTGCCTATATTGGTAATTATTCCACTGTCGTTCAACGTTGAGCCCTTCTTCACCTTCACCGACGGCATGCTAGCCTTAGATCCAGAAGCCTACTCCTTGAAATGGTATGCCGAGATTTGGCATGACGATAAATGGCTATTAGCCATTAAAAACAGTTTCTTGATTGGCATTTGTGCCACCTTAATCGCTACCGTGCTTGGCACCTTGGCAGCAATAGGTTTAAGCAACCCAGCCATGCCCTGGCAGAAACTGTGGATGGCCATTTTATTATCGCCGATGATTGTGCCGTTGATCATCACCGCCGCGGGCATGTACTTTTTTTACAGTCAGCTTAATTTAGCGGGCTCCTATTTAGGGGTGATTTTGGCCCACGCCGCGCTCGGTACGCCCTTCGTGCTGATCACCGTGAATGCCGCCCTGTCGGGTTTCGACTATTCATTAGTCAACGCCTCGCTAGGGCTAGGTGCTCGACCCACCTTTACCTTTTTTAAAGTGATCATGCCCTTGATTAGACCTGGCGTGATCTCTGGTGCCCTGTTTGCCTTTATCACCTCCTTCGACGAGGTGGTGGTGGTATTGTTTTTAGCTGGCCCCGAGCAACGAACCATTCCTCGACAAATGTTCTCTGGATTAAGAGAGCAGATTAACCCTACCATTTTAGCCGTCGCCACCTTATTGATCCTAATCTCCGCGTTACTGCTGTTTACCATCGAATACCTACGCGCTCGAGCCGAGCGCATACAAAGTGGCGAGCTCGACGACTAA
- a CDS encoding ABC transporter permease, translating to MDNNSLSVEEIIHSRRLLKRKKRLLLLFTMPLLIFVFITFISPIATMLYRSVYHPTVSQLIPQTLVELKRWDETAEQLPDGETLKQFTIELRQLAEQRLSGKLAEEINRLKPGSSSLIKSSARKLKRKSEAELQQQGDQLLLGYSKKWQDITVWRAIKRAGPAFTDSYYLTTFDLQRNSDGEIEQRDTQIYLKLYWKSLKIALIITLLTALLAYPLAYYLANASSKIANRLMVLVLLPFWTSLLVRTTSWIAILQTNGVVNSTLMKIGIIDQPLELLYTQFATIIAMTHILLPFMILPLYSVMKNIDPSYYRAALSLGSKPLPAFIKIYLPMTIPGVSAGALLVFIISIGYYITPAIVGGTEGQMISNIIAFHMQSSNNWELAAALGSLLLALIIGLYWLYDRYVGVNNIKLG from the coding sequence ATGGATAACAACAGTCTTAGCGTAGAAGAGATCATTCACAGCCGGCGCTTATTAAAACGCAAAAAGCGCCTATTGCTGCTGTTTACTATGCCGCTGTTGATATTTGTCTTCATCACCTTTATTTCGCCAATTGCCACCATGCTCTACCGTAGTGTCTACCACCCTACGGTGAGCCAATTAATCCCGCAAACCCTAGTGGAGCTAAAACGCTGGGATGAAACTGCCGAACAACTGCCCGATGGCGAGACTCTTAAGCAATTTACCATCGAGCTACGGCAATTAGCCGAACAACGTTTGTCAGGCAAGCTGGCCGAAGAAATCAATCGCTTAAAACCGGGTAGCTCCAGTTTAATTAAATCCAGCGCGCGTAAACTCAAGCGTAAAAGTGAAGCGGAGCTGCAACAACAGGGCGACCAACTGCTGCTGGGCTATTCAAAAAAATGGCAGGACATTACGGTTTGGCGAGCCATTAAGCGTGCAGGCCCCGCTTTTACTGACAGCTATTATCTCACCACCTTCGATTTACAGCGCAATAGCGATGGCGAGATAGAACAGCGTGATACTCAAATCTATTTGAAGCTGTATTGGAAAAGCCTAAAAATTGCCTTAATCATTACCCTGTTAACGGCGCTACTGGCTTACCCCTTAGCCTACTACTTGGCCAACGCATCCAGCAAAATTGCCAACCGCCTAATGGTGCTGGTGCTGCTGCCCTTCTGGACCTCACTACTAGTGAGAACCACCTCTTGGATCGCCATTTTGCAAACCAATGGAGTGGTGAATTCGACGCTGATGAAGATCGGCATTATCGATCAGCCCCTAGAGCTGCTTTACACCCAATTTGCCACCATCATTGCCATGACCCACATTTTATTGCCGTTCATGATTTTGCCGCTTTACAGTGTGATGAAAAATATCGACCCCAGTTACTATAGAGCTGCGCTGTCTTTAGGTTCAAAACCGCTGCCGGCCTTTATCAAAATCTACCTGCCAATGACCATTCCTGGGGTGAGTGCAGGGGCCCTGTTGGTATTTATTATCTCCATTGGTTACTACATTACCCCCGCCATTGTAGGCGGTACCGAAGGGCAAATGATCTCCAACATCATTGCCTTCCACATGCAGTCGTCAAACAACTGGGAGCTGGCCGCCGCGCTCGGCTCATTGCTGCTGGCGCTCATTATTGGCTTGTACTGGCTCTACGATCGCTATGTTGGCGTAAACAACATTAAGTTGGGTTAA
- a CDS encoding ABC transporter substrate-binding protein yields the protein MKRLLPVIALASLCNVASADQLTAVSFGGAYGAAQQKHMLDPFMEKTGHKILFENYSGGIAEIKAQVESGNILWDVIDVEVIDLERACSEGLLEVIPQDTLPPGDDGTPAAEDFSEAALANECGVGNIVWTVLFAYNNDTIQGGQPSSIADLFDTKTYPGKRALRKRPQVNLEWALIADGVPKSEVYDVLETEEGQARAFAKLASIKDDIVWFDSWSQAPQLLNDGGAVMVQSANGRIFDAIQSEGKPFEMVWDAHLYDLDVWAIVKGTKKKELAMEFIRFATGSKPLSGMPEVAYGPTRNSSYAYVDEAVIPKLPSSHLDEGVKASGEFWADYGESLGEKFNEWLLK from the coding sequence ATGAAACGACTACTCCCAGTTATTGCCTTAGCGTCACTGTGCAATGTCGCCAGTGCCGACCAGCTCACCGCTGTGTCTTTTGGCGGCGCTTATGGAGCAGCCCAGCAAAAACACATGCTGGACCCTTTTATGGAAAAAACCGGTCACAAAATCTTATTTGAAAACTACTCGGGTGGTATTGCCGAAATTAAGGCGCAAGTGGAAAGTGGCAACATCCTCTGGGATGTGATTGATGTAGAGGTAATTGACTTAGAGCGTGCCTGTTCAGAAGGCCTGTTAGAAGTGATTCCTCAAGATACGCTACCACCGGGTGACGATGGCACACCTGCCGCAGAAGACTTTAGTGAAGCCGCGCTCGCCAATGAGTGTGGTGTGGGTAACATCGTTTGGACAGTACTGTTTGCCTACAATAACGACACCATTCAAGGCGGCCAGCCTAGCAGCATTGCCGACCTATTCGATACCAAAACTTACCCCGGTAAACGCGCCTTGCGTAAACGCCCTCAGGTTAACCTGGAGTGGGCATTGATTGCCGATGGTGTGCCTAAGTCCGAAGTCTACGATGTACTAGAAACCGAAGAAGGCCAAGCTCGCGCCTTTGCTAAATTGGCCTCAATTAAAGATGACATCGTTTGGTTTGATAGCTGGTCGCAAGCGCCACAACTACTCAACGATGGCGGTGCGGTAATGGTGCAATCAGCCAATGGCCGTATTTTTGATGCCATTCAAAGTGAAGGTAAACCCTTTGAAATGGTGTGGGATGCTCACCTCTACGATTTAGACGTTTGGGCGATTGTGAAAGGTACCAAGAAAAAAGAACTGGCAATGGAGTTTATTCGCTTTGCTACGGGTTCAAAACCCTTAAGTGGCATGCCTGAAGTGGCTTACGGCCCAACCCGTAACTCTTCTTACGCCTATGTGGATGAAGCAGTGATTCCTAAGTTGCCTTCTTCTCACTTAGATGAAGGGGTTAAAGCCTCTGGTGAGTTTTGGGCCGACTATGGCGAGTCTTTAGGCGAGAAGTTTAACGAATGGCTACTTAAGTAA
- a CDS encoding ABC transporter ATP-binding protein encodes MSESVDDHQYVRFVDVKKSYDQRSLVVKNFNLDIKKGEFVTLLGPSGSGKTTCLMMLAGFEDVTSGQILVNGQTITNVAPYNRNIGMVFQHYALFPHMTVAENLAYPLIVRKLPSEVIKRKVAESLALVELESFGKRYPGHLSGGQKQRVALARSLIFEPSIVLMDEPLGALDKNLREQMQFEIKRLHESIGFTAIYVTHDQTEALTMSDRIAVFNDGVVQQCAAPDVLYERPANAFVADFIGENNHLAGKVLAREADQAKVELSDGSIVIGQAMDCPEAGQHCVLAVRPENLFIESDKHHFENSIEAEFITRLYVGDFIRYFFKLRDKTELMVKVLNDHDAPNIETGATSKLTWSFKDGLVFTPPNDLNGKGWNL; translated from the coding sequence ATGAGCGAGTCGGTCGATGACCATCAATATGTTCGTTTTGTCGATGTAAAAAAAAGCTACGATCAACGCAGCTTAGTGGTAAAAAACTTCAACCTCGATATTAAGAAAGGGGAGTTTGTTACTCTATTGGGGCCTTCGGGTTCGGGAAAGACCACCTGTTTGATGATGCTGGCTGGTTTCGAAGACGTCACCAGTGGGCAAATTTTGGTGAATGGCCAAACCATTACCAACGTCGCTCCCTACAATCGAAACATCGGCATGGTGTTTCAGCACTACGCCTTATTCCCCCATATGACCGTCGCCGAAAACCTCGCCTACCCACTGATAGTGCGCAAACTCCCCAGCGAAGTCATAAAACGCAAAGTAGCCGAGTCACTGGCCTTGGTCGAATTAGAGAGTTTTGGCAAGCGCTATCCCGGCCACCTTTCCGGTGGTCAGAAACAACGGGTAGCACTAGCTCGCTCACTGATTTTTGAACCCTCCATTGTACTGATGGACGAACCCCTAGGCGCCTTGGATAAAAACCTGCGAGAGCAGATGCAATTCGAGATTAAACGTTTGCATGAATCCATCGGCTTTACTGCCATTTATGTCACCCATGACCAAACCGAAGCGCTCACCATGTCTGATCGCATCGCGGTGTTTAACGATGGCGTTGTGCAGCAATGTGCTGCCCCTGACGTACTCTATGAACGCCCAGCCAATGCTTTTGTGGCTGATTTTATTGGCGAAAATAATCATCTCGCGGGCAAAGTACTAGCGCGCGAGGCAGACCAAGCCAAGGTTGAATTAAGTGATGGTAGCATCGTGATTGGCCAAGCGATGGACTGTCCTGAAGCCGGACAACACTGTGTGTTGGCGGTTCGTCCTGAGAACTTATTCATTGAAAGCGACAAACATCATTTCGAAAACAGTATTGAAGCCGAATTTATCACTCGCCTCTACGTAGGTGATTTTATTCGTTACTTCTTCAAGTTACGCGACAAAACCGAACTGATGGTAAAAGTGCTGAATGATCACGACGCGCCCAATATCGAAACTGGCGCAACCAGTAAGCTAACTTGGTCATTTAAAGATGGCTTAGTGTTTACTCCCCCCAACGATCTTAATGGTAAAGGATGGAACCTATGA
- a CDS encoding LysR family transcriptional regulator produces MDKLRALHYFAHLAESASFTKTAAAFDVPASSVSRRIADLEALLQQQLLERSTRQVKLTELGALYYQQILPALSSLDDAEALLKQQQAHPSGLLSISAMPSYGERCLTPILNEFSQRYPDIVLDLHFSDQLTNLRRDPIDIAIRGGQAPDERIVAKKLTSNHFVLCASPAYLAKYGTPNSVLDLNQHLSLRYRGPDKVLPWLVKRPQGWQELHPKIRLISNHGSHLLNAAKNGEGIALLPEWGVQQMLDEGSLVRLDLDQEVRVAPVETNGIYLLYQRLKYQIPKVRVAVDFITEHLAQVPR; encoded by the coding sequence ATGGATAAACTACGCGCACTTCACTATTTTGCCCACTTGGCAGAATCGGCCAGTTTTACCAAAACCGCTGCTGCTTTTGACGTTCCGGCCTCATCGGTATCACGGCGGATTGCCGACTTAGAAGCGCTGTTGCAACAGCAATTACTTGAGCGTAGCACTCGGCAGGTAAAATTGACCGAACTCGGTGCCCTGTATTACCAACAAATTTTACCCGCGCTTAGCAGTTTGGATGATGCAGAAGCGCTACTTAAACAGCAACAAGCTCACCCTAGCGGGCTACTGTCAATTAGCGCCATGCCCAGTTATGGCGAACGTTGCCTAACGCCAATTTTAAACGAGTTTTCTCAGCGCTACCCCGATATAGTGTTGGATCTGCATTTTAGTGACCAACTGACCAACTTACGCCGCGACCCCATCGATATCGCCATTCGCGGAGGCCAAGCTCCCGACGAGCGCATCGTGGCGAAAAAGCTCACCAGCAACCATTTTGTTTTGTGCGCCTCTCCAGCTTACCTCGCCAAATACGGTACACCTAACTCGGTGCTAGATCTTAATCAGCACCTCAGCTTACGTTATCGTGGCCCAGACAAAGTACTGCCTTGGCTGGTCAAGCGACCACAGGGTTGGCAAGAGTTACACCCCAAAATTCGTCTCATTAGCAACCATGGTAGCCATCTGTTAAATGCGGCCAAAAACGGTGAGGGCATTGCGCTATTACCCGAGTGGGGGGTTCAGCAAATGCTTGATGAAGGCAGCCTAGTGCGGCTCGACCTCGACCAAGAAGTTCGTGTAGCCCCGGTGGAAACTAACGGGATTTATCTTTTATACCAAAGGCTTAAATATCAAATCCCTAAAGTTAGGGTGGCGGTAGACTTTATCACCGAGCATCTGGCGCAAGTTCCGAGATAA
- a CDS encoding NADP-dependent oxidoreductase, with translation MSSYQAVHLVKRPVNVIEASCFELREHSPTELQEGQFRVKQTHMSLDPAMRGWMSADTNSYIPPVELGAVMRASGIGEVVESRHPDFPQGARVMGMFGWTEQAISNGAGVNLVPEGLPAEAVLAVLALPGMTAAQGLFGIAKPKAGETLLVSGAAGSVGSLVGQMAKAEGLRVIGVAGSDEKCRWLVEQLGFDGAVNYKSEQLAEQVAELTPNGIDIYFENTGGPIQQVAFDNMNTFGRVVVCGMIADYNSEQPSAGPNWMQIIKKRLSIQGFTMPDHFDKAPQLMQQVAAYLQAGKLQYRVHVLDGLAAAIDGINLLFSGENQGKLLVKL, from the coding sequence ATGTCTAGCTATCAAGCCGTTCATCTTGTAAAACGTCCTGTTAATGTGATCGAAGCCAGTTGTTTCGAGTTAAGAGAGCACTCACCAACTGAGCTACAAGAAGGGCAATTTCGAGTGAAACAAACTCACATGTCTTTAGACCCAGCAATGCGTGGTTGGATGAGTGCCGATACTAACAGCTACATTCCACCTGTAGAGCTAGGAGCGGTGATGCGCGCTAGCGGCATTGGTGAAGTCGTGGAGTCGCGCCACCCAGATTTTCCGCAAGGTGCTCGAGTGATGGGCATGTTTGGCTGGACGGAGCAGGCTATTAGTAATGGTGCCGGGGTAAATTTAGTGCCTGAAGGTTTACCTGCAGAAGCGGTGCTAGCCGTATTAGCCTTGCCGGGAATGACAGCGGCGCAAGGCTTATTTGGCATTGCTAAGCCTAAGGCCGGCGAAACATTATTAGTGAGTGGCGCGGCTGGTTCTGTTGGCTCTTTAGTGGGGCAAATGGCCAAGGCTGAGGGGCTGCGAGTAATTGGCGTAGCTGGTAGTGATGAAAAGTGCCGTTGGTTGGTGGAGCAACTGGGTTTTGATGGCGCGGTAAACTACAAATCTGAGCAGCTAGCCGAACAAGTCGCCGAGCTGACACCAAACGGCATCGATATTTATTTTGAGAATACCGGCGGGCCGATCCAGCAAGTTGCCTTCGATAATATGAACACCTTTGGCCGCGTTGTGGTGTGCGGCATGATTGCTGATTACAACAGCGAGCAGCCTTCGGCTGGACCAAACTGGATGCAAATCATTAAGAAGCGTTTGTCGATTCAAGGTTTCACCATGCCTGACCATTTCGATAAGGCTCCGCAACTAATGCAACAAGTCGCCGCTTACCTACAAGCTGGCAAACTGCAATATCGAGTGCACGTACTCGACGGTTTAGCTGCGGCTATCGATGGCATTAACTTGCTGTTTAGCGGTGAAAACCAAGGGAAATTGTTAGTAAAACTATAA
- a CDS encoding glutathione S-transferase family protein — MILHDYLPSGNGYKIRLLLNLLGIDYQVKCYDIVAGETRTPRFLALNPNGKIPVLEFDDGRTLAESNAVLYYLAQGTRFWPSDTWLQAEVLKWMNFEQYSHEPNIASPRFWLSHAGMNELRQAQLADKQQQGYAALELMEQHLKQHQYLVAEQLSIADIALYAYTHVADEGGFELSRFPAIQDWCQRIAKQPNYIAIDDDTKVCA; from the coding sequence ATGATTTTGCATGACTACCTTCCCTCAGGCAATGGCTATAAGATCCGCCTGTTATTAAACCTGCTTGGTATCGACTACCAAGTGAAATGCTATGACATTGTCGCTGGGGAAACCCGAACTCCCCGCTTTTTAGCGCTTAATCCCAACGGTAAGATCCCGGTATTAGAGTTCGATGATGGCCGTACTTTGGCTGAGTCTAATGCGGTTTTATATTATCTGGCTCAGGGCACGCGCTTTTGGCCAAGCGATACTTGGTTGCAGGCGGAGGTATTGAAATGGATGAATTTCGAGCAATATAGTCACGAGCCTAATATTGCATCGCCGCGTTTTTGGTTGAGCCATGCTGGCATGAATGAACTGCGCCAAGCTCAACTCGCCGACAAACAACAGCAAGGCTATGCGGCATTAGAATTAATGGAACAACACTTAAAGCAGCATCAATATTTGGTTGCAGAGCAGCTAAGCATTGCCGACATTGCGCTTTACGCTTATACCCATGTAGCCGATGAGGGAGGCTTTGAGTTAAGCCGCTTTCCAGCGATTCAAGACTGGTGCCAACGCATTGCCAAGCAGCCCAACTACATCGCCATTGATGACGATACTAAAGTCTGCGCTTAG
- a CDS encoding LysR family transcriptional regulator, with amino-acid sequence MDIDALRSLLAFVESGSFTRAASQTFRTQSAISAQMKKLQQQAASPLFIKEGRSLQLTPAGQALASYARRIVSLHDQALIEMKNSHATVELRLGCPDDYSISVLPLFAELLQQAVPNLSLRLRAAPSYLLRQSLDCGELDIAILTRSPDSDEGYLLRHDQGVWVSHPQRDLSLQQPIPLALYEADCKFHSSAIAGLDKAERPYRLLATSANHSGLYGMVKQGLAVAAMARSSKGELQELCATTMPPLPAIDIVVALATQPHVACSSTMIKDICEQFRQKDVELEPTLGEAVFN; translated from the coding sequence ATGGATATTGACGCCTTACGCAGTTTGCTGGCCTTTGTTGAAAGTGGCAGTTTTACCCGTGCCGCTAGTCAAACTTTTCGCACTCAATCAGCGATCAGTGCGCAAATGAAAAAACTGCAGCAACAAGCGGCCAGCCCTTTATTTATTAAAGAAGGGCGAAGCCTGCAGTTAACTCCAGCAGGTCAAGCTTTAGCCAGTTATGCGCGGCGCATTGTGAGTCTGCATGATCAAGCCTTAATAGAAATGAAAAATAGCCACGCTACAGTTGAGTTGCGCTTGGGGTGTCCAGACGATTACAGTATTTCGGTATTGCCTTTGTTTGCCGAATTATTACAGCAGGCAGTGCCTAATTTAAGTTTACGTTTACGCGCCGCGCCCAGTTATTTGTTACGCCAAAGTTTGGATTGCGGAGAGTTGGATATAGCGATTTTAACCCGCAGTCCCGACAGTGATGAAGGTTATTTGCTGCGTCATGATCAAGGCGTATGGGTAAGTCATCCGCAGCGCGACCTTTCTTTGCAGCAGCCGATCCCGCTGGCCTTGTATGAAGCCGACTGCAAGTTTCATAGCAGTGCCATTGCCGGTTTAGATAAGGCTGAACGGCCTTATCGTTTGCTAGCCACCAGTGCCAATCATAGTGGACTCTATGGTATGGTAAAACAAGGTTTAGCGGTGGCGGCGATGGCGCGTTCAAGTAAAGGTGAATTACAAGAATTGTGCGCTACAACTATGCCGCCGTTACCAGCAATTGATATTGTTGTGGCGCTGGCCACTCAGCCCCATGTGGCCTGTAGCAGCACCATGATTAAAGATATTTGTGAACAGTTTCGCCAAAAGGATGTTGAGCTAGAGCCAACATTGGGCGAAGCTGTGTTTAACTGA
- a CDS encoding chemotaxis protein, producing MSSATSQTQGLLHFRLSHSQLFAIGTLKVREIVPYTRLTALPHSHPYVLGSASLRGQTVSVIDMAAAVGYRPISKEERESCSIIITDVSRQTLGFLVRGIERITECRWRDIDPPPSSLGKNAYVTGVTRVDDKLVQLLDIEKLIATVFPDDENKVRVSVSLPDQAILSQLKIMLVDDSATARKQLAGALDSIEIDYQIASDGATAFKMMQQAAAAGEPIDVLVSDIEMPGLDGYELTFEVRSDPGVADAYIILHTSLSSEISVDRAHQVGADEALTKFDAGELIDAMLRGAERVSQAETRSSLAKKNGIPEGIL from the coding sequence ATGAGTAGCGCTACTAGTCAAACCCAAGGTTTATTGCATTTTAGGTTATCGCATAGCCAGCTATTCGCGATTGGAACCTTAAAAGTACGCGAAATTGTGCCTTATACGCGGCTTACTGCCTTACCACATTCCCATCCCTACGTATTAGGCTCTGCGTCGCTACGAGGTCAAACGGTATCGGTTATCGACATGGCCGCTGCTGTGGGTTACCGCCCTATCAGTAAAGAAGAGCGCGAGTCTTGCTCCATCATTATTACCGACGTGAGTCGGCAAACTTTGGGCTTTCTGGTGCGAGGTATTGAGCGCATCACCGAATGCCGTTGGCGCGACATCGATCCACCGCCTAGCTCCTTAGGTAAAAATGCTTATGTCACCGGAGTGACCAGAGTAGATGATAAATTGGTGCAGTTATTGGATATCGAAAAGCTGATCGCCACGGTGTTCCCAGACGATGAAAACAAGGTGCGCGTTTCTGTGAGTCTGCCAGACCAAGCCATCTTGAGTCAGTTGAAAATTATGCTGGTGGACGATTCTGCTACCGCAAGAAAGCAGTTAGCGGGTGCTTTAGATAGCATAGAAATTGATTATCAAATTGCCAGTGATGGGGCCACGGCGTTTAAAATGATGCAACAAGCGGCTGCGGCCGGTGAGCCGATCGATGTTTTAGTGAGCGACATAGAAATGCCTGGGCTGGATGGCTATGAACTGACCTTTGAAGTACGTAGTGACCCTGGTGTGGCTGATGCTTACATTATTTTGCATACCTCTTTATCTAGTGAGATTAGCGTGGATCGTGCTCATCAAGTGGGAGCCGATGAAGCCTTAACTAAATTTGATGCTGGTGAGTTAATTGATGCCATGTTGCGTGGCGCAGAACGTGTTTCTCAAGCAGAAACAAGGAGCTCTTTAGCAAAAAAGAACGGAATCCCTGAGGGGATTCTGTAA